One region of Gopherus evgoodei ecotype Sinaloan lineage chromosome 23, rGopEvg1_v1.p, whole genome shotgun sequence genomic DNA includes:
- the NKIRAS2 gene encoding NF-kappa-B inhibitor-interacting Ras-like protein 2 encodes MGKSCKVVVCGQASVGKTAILEQLLYGNHVVGSEMIETQEDIYVGSIETDRGVREQVRFYDTRGLREGLELPKHCFSCTDGYVLVYSTGSRESFKRVELLKKEIDKCKDKKEVTIVVLGNKCDLQEQRRVDHDAAQHWAKGEKVKLWEVSVADRRTLIEPFTYLASKMTQPQSKSAFPLSRKNKGSGSIDG; translated from the exons ATGGGGAAGAGCTGCAAGGTGGTGGTTTGCGGCCAAGCCTCAGTTGGAAAAACAGCCATCTTGGAGCAGCTCCTCTATGGGAACCATGTGGTTG GTTCCGAGATGATAGAAACCCAGGAGGACATCTACGTGGGCTCGATCGAGACGGACCGCGGGGTGCGGGAGCAGGTGCGATTCTACGACACCCGGGGCCTGCGGgagggcctggagctccccaaGCACTGCTTCTCCTGCACAGACGGCTATGTGCTAGTCTACAGCACCGGCAGCAGGGAGTCCTTCAAGAGGGTGGAGCTGCTCAAGAAGGAAATCGACAAGTGCAAGGATAAGAAGGAG GTCACCATTGTGGTTCTGGGCAACAAGTGCGACCTGCAGGAGCAGCGGCGCGTAGACCACGACGCGGCCCAGCACTGGGCCAAGGGCGAGAAGGTGAAGCTGTGGGAGGTGTCCGTGGCCGACCGCCGGACATTGATCGAGCCTTTCACCTACCTGGCCAGCAAGATGACGCAGCCGCAGAGCAAATCCGCCTTCCCGCTGAGCCGCAAGAACAAGGGCAGCGGCTCCATAGACGGCTGA